In Meiothermus sp. QL-1, the sequence CTGCCCGCCGAGAGTCGAATCTTCGCCCAGGTCTTCGCCGAGCCGGGGCTCTTGGCCCTTTTTTCCGACGAGCAGCACCTAAAGGCCATGCTGGAGGTGGAGCGGGCCCTGGCCCTGGCCCAGGCCGAGCTGGGGGTGATTCCGCAAGAGGCCGCCAGAGCCATCGAAAGCGCTACTTTGGGCTTTGTTCCCGACTGGGCGGCCCTGGCCCGCGCCACCGAGCGCGACGGGGTGCCGGTGGCCGGCCTGGTGGCCGCGCTTAGGGCGGCGGTGGGGCCCCCGCACGAGCGCTATGTGCACTACGGGGCCACCACCCAGGACATCCTGGATACCGCCTTGGTGCTGCGGCTGCGCGAGGCGCTGGCCCTGTTGGAGCGCCATCTGCGTCAGACCCTGGGCCACCTGGCCCGCCTGGCCCGAAAGCACCTCCAGACCCCCATGGCCGGGCGCACCCACGCCCAGCAGGCCCTGCCCATTTCCTTTGGCTTCAAGGTGGCGGGCTGGATGGCCCCTCTGCTGCGGCACCTGGAGCGGCTGGGGCCTCTGAAGGAGCGGCTGCTGGTGGTGCAGCTCGGGGGGGCGGTGGGCACCCTGGCCGCGTTGGGGGAGAAGGGCCCTTTGGTGCAGGCGGCTTTGGCCCGGCGGCTCGGGCTCGGGGTGCCCCCCATCCCCTGGCACACCGCCCGCGACAACCTGGCCGAGCTGGCGGGCTGGCTCTCGCTGGTTACGGGCAGCCTGGCCAAGATGGCCCAGGACATCCTGCTCCTGGCCCAAAGCGAGGTGGCCGAGGTGCGCGAGAGCG encodes:
- the pcaB gene encoding 3-carboxy-cis,cis-muconate cycloisomerase — translated: MPYLPAESRIFAQVFAEPGLLALFSDEQHLKAMLEVERALALAQAELGVIPQEAARAIESATLGFVPDWAALARATERDGVPVAGLVAALRAAVGPPHERYVHYGATTQDILDTALVLRLREALALLERHLRQTLGHLARLARKHLQTPMAGRTHAQQALPISFGFKVAGWMAPLLRHLERLGPLKERLLVVQLGGAVGTLAALGEKGPLVQAALARRLGLGVPPIPWHTARDNLAELAGWLSLVTGSLAKMAQDILLLAQSEVAEVRESAEAERGGSSTMPQKSNPVQSEVVLAAARANAALLSAMHQALVAEHERATHGWQLEWLTLPQMLAHTATALRQALALSQNLVVDEARMRANLKASKGLLLAEALQFALAPHLGMERAKSLVRQAAQEVKAGEVHLVEAVRARVDAPVAWAAFREEDYLGAGPQFAQAVLAWAQALLGEET